In Aegilops tauschii subsp. strangulata cultivar AL8/78 chromosome 3, Aet v6.0, whole genome shotgun sequence, one genomic interval encodes:
- the LOC109758901 gene encoding protein LURP-one-related 11-like, translating to MAKIQPLAAAASLCSSDDHRSQQGRQLAYTVWMKSLVFNGNGCTVYDPDGAVAFRVDNYGCRGGREVFFMDRQGNALIRIRRKGFGMFRRWEVCRCAHNGGQEEEATPWFTVRRAEKGGATMAMHGGAGTCYTIDGCSARKSEYRVRGVDGAVVAEVARKQTAAGVVLGEDVLTLKVAPEVDHLLFLGLVVVRGLINRSL from the coding sequence ATGGCCAAGATCCAGCCTCTCGCTGCCGCCGCCTCGCTGTGTTCCTCCGATGATCACCGGAGCCAGCAGGGCAGGCAGCTGGCGTACACGGTGTGGATGAAGTCGCTCGTGTTCAACGGCAACGGCTGCACGGTGTACGACCCCGACGGCGCCGTCGCCTTCCGCGTCGACAACTACGGCTGCAGGGGCGGCCGCGAGGTCTTCTTCATGGACCGTCAGGGGAACGCACTCATCAGGATCAGACGCAAGGGCTTCGGCATGTTCAGAAGGTGGGAGGTCTGTCGCTGCGCCCACAACGGCGGCCAGGAAGAGGAGGCCACGCCGTGGTTCACCGTGCGGCGGGCCGAGAAGGGCGGGGCCACCATGGCGATGCACGGCGGCGCCGGGACGTGCTACACGATCGACGGGTGCTCTGCCCGCAAGTCGGAGTACAGAGTACGTGGCGTGGATGGCGCGGTGGTGGCGGAGGTCGCACGGAAGCAGACGGCGGCGGGGGTGGTGCTCGGGGAGGACGTGCTGACGCTGAAGGTGGCGCCGGAGGTGGATCACCTGCTCTTCCTGGGTTTGGTCGTCGTGCGTGGCCTCATCAACCGCTCCTTGTGA